TGAGTCAAATCTGTACTTGCCAATGCAAGTACACTCAACCTATCTCCTGTGCCCTTAGGTTACTTAAGGCTAACGTTGGCATAAGAGGTATTAGCTTCCTGGCCCTCCGCTGGCCTACCTACACTGGCCTACCTACACTGGCCTACCTACACTGGCTGATCTGCGCTTCGCTCCGGGAGTGCTCTGGAGGCTGGGACGCTCCGGGTGCATTCAGATAGCCCTGCGGGGGCTTTTGATAGCTTTTAGTAGTTCAAAAGAATGCTACCTTATATCTACTCTGTAAGAAATCTAATGGAGCTGCTACAGAGGCCTGAGGCCTGACTACTCAAAGGATTTATATAACAGGCAGCTTAACCTATATGCTACAGCAGGCCTGACTACTTGTAAAAAAGGTTAAAACAGCTGATCAGAATTGTTAAATAGCACCCTATACAGCAGCGAAAGCTATGCCTGACCCAAGACTGGGGCTTATCTTATAAAGGCCtggatatatattattatttataCAACTTGGTAGTTATAGTAGCCTTCCTACCTGGTCCCTCGAACTTTGTTTTCTACTTCAGATAAAGGAAGTTTCAAAACTTGGGCGTCTAAGGCAGGTAAGAGTAGCACTGGATTGTCTTATTGATATATTTTTAGTATAAAGAGTTCCTATTATCAATAGTTTGGCCCTGCTTTTCAAGTAAGTAGTAAAATTTCTATCAGAACATTTAAATATTCACAAGCATGCAGTAGAAGCGTACCTTAATAAAGACGATCACCCTTCCAGCATGTCCACTGC
This sequence is a window from Aspergillus nidulans FGSC A4 chromosome IV. Protein-coding genes within it:
- a CDS encoding uncharacterized protein (transcript_id=CADANIAT00000158); amino-acid sequence: MEEVSPKMFILPGPPLAYLHWPTYTGLPTLADLRFAPGVLWRLGRSGCIQIALRGLLIAFSSSKECYLISTLSLPTWSLELCFLLQIKEVSKLGRLRQFGPAFQ